In a genomic window of Equus przewalskii isolate Varuska chromosome 4, EquPr2, whole genome shotgun sequence:
- the IKZF1 gene encoding DNA-binding protein Ikaros isoform X3, with product MDADEGQDMSQVSGKESPPVSDTPDDGDEPMPVPEDLSTTSGGQQNSKSERGVVTYGADGFRDFHAIIPKSFSPSNVKVETQSDEENGRACEMNGEECAEDLRMIDASGEKMNGSHSGQGNKTLSGAGGIRLPNGKLKCDVCGIICIGPNVLMVHKRSHTGERPFQCNQCGASFTQKGNLLRHIKLHSGEKPFKCHLCNYACRRRDALTGHLRTHSVGKPHKCGYCGRSYKQRSSLEEHKERCHNYLQSMGLPGTLYPVIKEEANHSEMAEDLCKIGSERSLVLDRLASNVAKRKSSMPQKFVGDKCLSDMPYDSSASYEKENEMMQTHVMDQAINNAISYLGAESLRPLVQTPPGSSEVGPVISPIYQLHKPHPEGPARSNHSAQDSAVENLLLLSKAKSVSSEREASPSNSCQDSTDTESNTEEQRGSLIYLTNHINPHARNGLSIKEEHPAYDVLRAASESSQDAFRVIGTSGEQMKVYKCEHCRVLFLDHVMYTIHMGCHGFRDPFECNMCGYHSQDRYEFSSHITRGEHRFHMS from the exons TTACATATGGGGCTGATGGCTTTAGGGATTTTCATGCAATAATTCCCAAATCTTTCTCTC cCAGTAATGTTAAAGTAGAGACTCAGAGTGATGAAGAGAATGGGCGTGCCTGTGAAATGAATGGGGAAGAATGTGCGGAGGATTTACGAATGATTGATGCCtcaggagagaaaatgaatggCTCCCACAGTGGCCAAGGCAACAAAACTTTGTCAGGAGCTGGAGGCATTCGACTTCCTAACGGCAAACTAAAGTGTGATGTCTGTGGGATAATTTGCATCGGCCCCAATGTGCTCATGGTCCACAAAAGAAGCCACACTG gagaACGGCCTTTCCAGTGCAATCAGTGTGGGGCCTCCTTCACTCAGAAAGGCAACCTGCTCCGGCACATCAAGTTACACTCCGGGGAGAAGCCCTTCAAGTGCCACCTCTGCAACTACGCATGCCGCCGGAGGGATGCCCTCACGGGCCACCTGAGGACGCACTCTG TTGGTAAACCTCACAAATGTGGATATTGTGGCCGAAGCTATAAACAGCGAAGCTCTTTAGAGGAACATAAAGAGCGCTGCCACAACTACTTGCAGAGCATGGGCCTTCCAGGCACGCTGTACCCAG TCATTAAAGAAGAAGCTAATCACAGTGAaatggcagaagacctgtgcaaGATAGGATCAGAAAGATCCCTCGTGCTGGACAGACTAGCAAGTAACGTCGCCAAACGTAAGAGCTCTATGCCTCAGAAATTTGTTG GGGACAAGTGCCTGTCGGACATGCCCTATGACAGCAGTGCCAGCTATGAGAAGGAGAATGAGATGATGCAGACCCATGTGATGGACCAAGCCATCAATAACGCCATCAGCTACCTGGGGGCCGAGTCACTGCGCCCCCTGGTGCAGACACCCCCGGGCAGCTCCGAGGTAGGCCCAGTCATCAGCCCTATATACCAGCTCCACAAGCCCCACCCTGAGGGCCCTGCGCGGTCCAACCACTCTGCCCAGGACAGCGCCGTGGAGAATCTACTGCTGCTCTCCAAGGCCAAGTCAGTGTCCTCCGAGAGGGAGGCGTCCCCGAGCAACAGCTGCCAAGACTCCACAGACACCGAGAGCAATACCGAGGAGCAGCGGGGTAGCCTCATCTACCTGACCAACCACATCAACCCCCATGCCCGCAATGGTCTGTCCATCAAGGAGGAGCACCCTGCCTACGACGTGCTGAGGGCAGCCTCCGAGAGCTCCCAGGACGCCTTCCGGGTGATCGGCACGAGCGGGGAGCAGATGAAGGTGTACAAGTGCGAACACTGCAGGGTGCTCTTCCTGGACCACGTCATGTACACCATCCACATGGGTTGCCACGGCTTCCGTGATCCTTTTGAGTGCAACATGTGCGGCTACCACAGCCAGGACAGGTACGAATTCTCATCCCACATCACACGGGGGGAGCACCGCTTCCACATGAGCTAA